The DNA window GTGGACTGGTCCAGCAGGCTGCTGCACCATTAAACAGCATGAATGATGGTAACTTTAGTGGTCCACAAGCTGGCCAACCTTTCCATGGGACTGACGCTGCAATACCCAGCTTTCCTGCTGCCGAAAAATTTCCAGGCTCTGCagttcagcaggcagctcctgaTGTGTAATGAGACTAATATTCACTATTGTACcgcctttttccctctctctagTCCGGTGCACAATTAGGAATGAGTTTCTTGCAGAACAGGGGTAGTTTCAATGAGTTGATGTTTCCTGGAGATGACATGGTTCTGTATGGTCTTGTTTGTGCTAAGaagccaaaaaaaaaagtcaTCCGTAATCGTATGAAATTCTTTGTTTGCATGCTCATCTGTTGGTGTCGAAAAATTTGTTTCTTCACTACCATTCTTTGAATCCAATCAGTTTGTGTTACAACTTACGAGCTGTATCAATGTTCCGTTCGGATGTTCCTGACGATGCGCTGCTTAGTTGTGAATAATTGATTTATGCTAGGCATTTGTTTAGCAAAGATGCCAAAAGTCGTGTTTGAATTTTGCACATGCGAATCTTGACTTGGTTTCCCTCTTCGGCTGACTGATATGCGTTCGCACAAAAATTGGGTCTTCTTGCGACGCATCCAAATCGGCATCATCGGACATTGGCGTGACCATGATCGCCATAGCCGTCCTTGGGAACAAGCCCAGACGGCCTCCGTGCTCGGTGCCACGCTGCCGCTCGCATGATTTGTCTGGCAGAACGCCACGAACGAGCAACGCGGTAGCTAGGGAACGGCACGCCCGCTTGATTTGGCCTCACCGTCGGTGCGAGACGTCGCGTGAAGCCTGGCGTTCGGTGGCCAGGGGGGACGGTTCCACTCCTCGGGTGCCTTCTGACCATTGGATCCAATCTGTGCGGCCGCGATAATCGCAGCCCCCGCCCCGCCTCCGTCCGAGAAGAGCGCCCTCGCCGATGCAGGCTGCAGCTCCTCTGCGCGCCAGCGAGGAGACGTCAGCGGCAGCGCTGCTCACCGCGTCGCTGGGCGGCCAGTCGGCCACGGCCTCCGACCCGCGCCAAACACTCCGGAACAAGGCCACACCGCCGCCCAGCACATACTACTGCGATTTGGTGTCAtcggcgagcgccgccgcgacgGCATCACCTGCAGTTCCTGCGCAAAAGATTGGGCTTGATTTCCGCCTCGTCCGCCGCAGCCTCGTCGGCGCCGAGGATCAAAGGGCCCTCTCCAAACGCACTCTTATGATGACGCGGTGCAGATGGATGCGGCGGCCTACTCCTTCGACGCCTTCTTCCGCAACGCAACCGAGAAGAAGGCcgcggcagcagcggcgggaGGCGGAGGATGGGGATGGATGCGGCCGCTGCCGGGGGAGGTGACGCCGGACGCGGCTGCAGATTCCCTCCTCGCGACCCTGTTCGCGGGGGTCTCGGCGGTGACGCGGCGTACGCGCAGCCGAGATATCGTGCGGGCGCATGCGGGACCAAACGGGTGCGGGAATTTTTCAGCGCGGGGGATTGGTGAGTCGTATGGTTGGGGCTACGCACTTCCGGCggaggacggcggcgctcggccgGTGGCTGCAGCGGGCGCCGGACGGGAGAGAGCAGGACCCTGCCTGAACTAGGGGGTTGTATGCAAATAAGTAGGGGTATTTTGCAAATAATCGGGTCGCGGTTAATAGTCGCGATCCAAACTGGGGGGTTAAATGAAAATAGTAGGGGGTATTTCGAAAATAAttgatcgcgattaataatcgccaTCCAATCCAGGGGGTGTTCTGAAAAGTTTCCGGCGCGATCCGGTTCTCCAccgcggctcgccggagctccgcctcACCAATCCCCCCGCGTGCGTCCCTTCCCTTGGCCTGTGCGTGCGTTCACCCTTCTCATCTCTATTTTTTCCCGTGCTTCTTTATCAGTCTCTCTGTCCCCAGCCGCCCCTCTATCTCGCGGCCTTGCGGCGCCGACTGGGCGAGCGGCGATGCCCTTCGACGCGTCTTCGCCGGTCTCGTCGCCAGCGACGAGCACCCACCAGGTATGGGTGCGGCGAGAATCATCGCAGAAGGCGCACCCGTCCAAGCCCCGCCTCCGCCCCAGTGGAGAGCGCCCCTCCCCAACCTCTCCTATGCAGCTGCTGCGCGCCACCGGCGACGGCATGGCTGCATTGGCTGGCCGCGCTCACGTCACGGCCTCCGACCAGCCACTAGCATCTTCAACGACGATAAAGCCACGTGCCCCTTCCCTCCCCAGCACGCCCGTCAGGGGCAGTCTTGCAGACTTCCAGCGGCTCGTAGCAGCTCGGCGcggcgaccggccggccggtgcTGATCTGGGGGGAAATAGCTTGCTTGGATCATCAGCCAGATCGAGGGCTTGGTTGGATGTAATTGTACGGCACTCGCAACAGTAATGCTGATGGCGTGATGCTCATGGGGAAATCAGTCAGGTGGTTGAGAAAATAAGGGGATCGATCGGTTTCGTAATCAGACTTTTAACGTGCCGTGAGACCTAAGTTCAACTGAAATTCGAATGTTTCATAAAAAAAACTGAAATTCGAATGATACAGAATGAACCACACAAATGCAAGCTGTGCTCTTCTTTGTGTATCAGTATGATCAACCTCTCACTTCATCAGCAAAATTACACATCCTACCAACAAAAGAATCATATGGCTGAACGGCTGAACCGGAGCGGCCCAGTTGGAGCCTGGCGGAGCCGGCGAGTAGTCGCCGGAGCCCGTGCTGGTGCTGAGCACGACGACGACCCAATCCCCCTCGTTGGCGATCCCAACGCCGGAGAACTGGCTGTCGTTCAGGAACCGGTTGTACTGCGACTTGGTGTAGTTGGTGAGCACGACGGCGGGGACGAGCCCCGGCACGCAGGCCGGCATCACCTGGCCGTCCTCGGTCACCGACGCGTTCAGGTGGCAGTGGTCCAGGTACTTGGGGTAGTCCGGGAACTGCTGCTCGGTGCCGATGACGGTGTTGGCGCCAGTGGTGTTGGTGCACTGCTGCCCCTTGAACTGCTTCGCGAGCTGCTCGGCCAGGCACGCCGCATTCTTGTTCTCGGTCAGTGCCGGGACCTTGAGCGAGGATCTGTAGCTGTTGATGCCCTTGAGAAGCTGAGCATCGTTGCCTGGAAACAGGAAGTTTCAGTAGCAAGAAAACGATGTAGAATTTGTCAAGTTTTCAGCCTGACGTTGTCAGGAGATCTTGCCATAACAGTACATTTTTTGTGCACATGAGATCTTGACTTTCATCGTGAATCTCCAAAACATGCGATCGGTGACATTTTCTTTTATAAAAAAACCAATGACGACCAAGTAACAGCTAATTGCtttcaaaaaaaagaaacagctaATTCATTTGTTTTCTATGCAACAATCAATCACTAGCAACAGTGAGCGATCCATTACTTAAATGCTACTACTGGGTAATGCGATGCAACATGTGCAGCATGAAATCTTATATAAAATTATTGCTCGCTACGCAACGACACCTCTGAATATCAATCAGATCTTGCACGCACCCAAGCACAGAGGCCAACTGCACCAGGATAGCTATACTACCGGACGCACATTGCAGAATAAGCATGGGCAAACAGTACCATCTCCAGAATAAACTAGTGCAGCAACCAAGACAACGCGAGCAAGCGAAGAAACAGAGAAATGGAATTGAAAACAAAATGGCACCGGGATGCATCGGATCCATCGAATTGTACAAACGGTGAACCGCTTCCGAGCGCGATATCGCAATGGGATGCTCTGATTTCAGCATCAATCTACTAGCAACACGAGAAGCAAGAAAAGACAACCGAAGAAGCCATGAGCTTACTGTCAGATCTGGCGCAGTGCAGGAGGGAggcggcgaggaagaggaagcagaggagggagATCCTGGAATCCATCTCGCTTTCAGACCAACTGGCTGCTGCCGCGACAGCTTAGCCTGCCTCGAGCGGAAGGAAGAGTGAGGCAGTGGCGGCAGGTATAGGCGGACGGAGGCGCGGGAGGAAGGAGGCGAGTTGCTGTCACCAACCACCGCCCGCCATTCCTTTACGCTTCCTTCCGGCCGGCCTGTCCCAAAAGCGATCGTTAGGTCTTTCTTGTCTTTTTTTTTGTTGCGAATTTTGTTAATAAGCTGGATTCAGTGATTTCTAAGGCCACTTTTACGGTTGCCCTTTGCGGACAATTAGTGAACCAGTCTGCCTACATTTCCAAGTCAAAAAGGTTTCACACCGTGTTAGCGCCTCTCTTTACTTTAGTGTCACCTTTGGGGCCTCTTAAAAGCACACAGAAACTCCAAGTTTCCTCTTGGTCACAAAAACGAGTAAGGTGGTAACATGCAGAAGGTCAGAATAAATCCCTCTAATTTGTGTTCGCATTTTAAggatttttttcaaaaaaaagttTTAAGGATTTCTTTCGGTCTTCCTGGCTACAGTTTTGGGACCCGGTACCCGCACTGCACTGTCGGTGTTGCTCCTACCATGTATAAAGTTTGAAATAATTTAATTTGTACGTCACACCCCTGATTTGAAATAAGTGTAAGCTCCAGAAAACCAAATAAAGAACAGGCAAGTGAAAGGTGTTTGGTTAGCTCGGCACGGACGCCGGTGCGTTAACTAACGCCGGAGGGACAGCGCACCGTCACGACCATGATGTTGGAACCGACTGCCATACGACCGACGGGCAGTTGTTGCGCATCTCACGAACGCTTTGCCTGCCTGCATCGCACTCGGAACTGCACGAAAGCATGGTGAGTCACCGCACCCATTTTCAAAGGCACTGGAAGATAGCAGGTAACGGTTCTTGATTACATCTCTGATCCCCTAAGGTCATGTTGGCAATAAGCTATGTCAATACAGCAGTCAACACAGGGCTGGATGACACCCCGGCTTTATCTGCACAACACAAGGTCTCTACCAGAGTTCCCGGACAAGGCTATATGTACAGCACCTACGAGCATACTACCAGAGATACTACTATAAATCAGAATGGACTGAACATGCGCCGGCTGTTGGTCAGGTTATGATCATCAGGAAGCCAGGAAACTGGGCTGCCTTCAGAACCACGGGTGCCATGTCGGGTCCATCATGCACAAGTTCCTCGAGGATAATGCAGCTTCTACCAGATCTGTGACGCCTCTTTGGACCGACTGAGGTGGCTCTGTTGCATTCTCCTCCTGATATAACAATAGAATGGATCATCAGATGTGGTGCAACTTAAATGATCTGCATCTGAATTGCCCAGGTGCATAGCAAATGCCATGTATCTACAAAAGCTAAAaagacctataatttggaatagATGGAGTACTAAAATAACAGTAAGGATCATTGTTCATGTTAAAAAACATGTAGCATTGTATATGGATGCAGCACATGGCAATATCTACTGAGCCAAATGGAAAAGGTGGGGCTTTGGCTAACTAGATGTTGCCATTGAAAACCAGGTATGGTGGAATGTCTCGTAACAACAAATTTTATTCTATGTTTGCAGAAGGCAATTAGCAGCACCcataaaaaaataaaaggaaCAGACATCTAATCTGGAAACACTATTTCTGGAAAGAAAAAACATAAATTAATAGAGAAGAAATAGCATACCTCATCAGCAAGATAATGTGGTGATATTGACTTGATACGACCGATGACATGTTCCACGTTGTTTATAACCTTCTGTTGGAAATCCAATTGGTTGGCAGCTACAGGCACTGATGGAATGCCAAGTGGCCTTCTCCATGACCAAGATAACAGTTCATCACGGAAAAACATAGCTAAATGATGCCAAATGTGCTGGCTTTGCTGAAACACAAGAATACATACTTTTCAGGCTACAAAACTAGTGGGGGAAAACATAGGCATAAAATCATATCCAACAAGAAATAAGATCCACTACAACCACAATAGATAGGAATTAATTTCTTATATGATACTGAAATTGGCTTCTTATGTCATTGACAAGGTGAGCTCAAGCCCAAATGTGAGACAAGGAAAGCATTCAGTGGCATACAAAGACTTCCCCCATGAAATAACATGATAAAGGATTTCTTATTCGCGCTCTTCGCCTATCCTACAAAATTTTAACCATTTATTGCTGTTGAAATATAAAAGCATGCTGAGTGTATATACTTACTTTAGGAGAAACCACAGACTGGGCAGCAGAACACATGGCAGACACAATGAGACCTTCAACACCAAAATTCGAGAAGAAAGCTTGCAAGTTACGTGTCAGCCTAAACGGAACAAGCTCATTGAACTCGATCATTCCATTTGGATCATAAGCTACAAAGGAAAATGAATAATCAGAACATTCCCTAAGCCTTATTTAAAAATATGAATAATCAGCTCATTGAACTGCCATGATGGATACCTGGATGGAAGTCAGTCTGGAAAACTTTCCCAGTATTTTTAGCAAACAAAATTTTGTTGGGAGCCCTGCCACCAATCTGCAGCATATATGACATGAAGCAGGAGAGAGCTACTTGAATTGCAAACTGCTTCTTGAAGGTCCAGAGGTAGTTGCCAGTTGGTAGAATCTTGTGCATATATTGGGAGAAGATAGTATCGTTAACAATATTTTTAGTAATTTCATTGTATGCTTGCAAACGTAGCTCCACAACTGCTTCAGGAGAGACCTGCCCTGAAATGGCTTGATTAAGCTGCTCTTTGAAAATTGTAATAGGCGAGTCTGCTTCTCTATTATGCCGAGCACAGTTAATTTCATACACCTCAAGAAAAGTACTATACATTAAGTCATCCTCAACCATCCGAAcctaaaaatgaaaaaaaaatgatGTGTCAAGTCAAGAACTCCCATGTACACTAGTCCACGGAAGCTATAGCAAATTATTACTGAAGTATTATACAAGAGAAGGGAAACGAGTATGCACCTGTGACCAAACAGGTATAATTATTGGGGTATGGATAGCTAGATGGCGCCGCCTAGATTCTTTGTGTTTGTCAAACATTTTATTTAGCACACGGAATAGCTGCAGCATCCTTTCATCACTCCGAGCATTTGGAGTCAGTGATGTCTGAACAATAAAATGGCGCTGTGAACCATCAGAACCAATTAGTGTCAACCTCCGAAAGCTACTACCATGCCTCCGGACAATCGGAATGTCAGGTCCAACTCTGTCCAACTTAACGGTGTGGTCAGGTGCGATTTCCTACAGCAGATAGATAGTATAAGACAATAGAAAGGTGACCGGTGTAATGACAGAGTATATTTTCACATGACCTTCCTCAAATGATAAAACAATGGTACTAAATCAACTTAGCAGTGTATCCATTTGACTGTGCACCAATTGCAAGTGATATTTTTACTTTGACAGATAAAAAGTGACATGCCACAAACCTGATCTGTGAAGTACTGCCCAGGGAGTTCAATATCAACAACATGAAAATCCCTTAGTGTTTTACTTTCCTCCTCCAGTTTTAATACTGCAGGGAACCGATCCTCTACATTACTCTGCAGAATATTCTTCCAGTGCTTCAATCTCTCAGTAAGTTCAGCAAGGGTTGCAGGAAAGGTAGTAGCGCTCTCTGGGTCAAGGTCACGCTCAAAATCTTGCTTGTACTCCTTGACAAAATCAACATGCTTGTTAACAGCATCTTGTGAGAAGCAAGCTCTACATACACCAGAGAGTTCCTTCTTCAGAGATTGTGGAACCTCGCCAGTAGTTGCAGTTGGATACTTGTAGCAGCGATGAAGCAGAGCATTAACCACAGCAAGAAGCCTTTCCTCAGGTAGAGTAACAAATCGTGATCCAATTTCTGACAGTAAAAGCTGAACAAGTAATAAACAACATTAGATAACCAACCAAAATACGTATGACTAAATTTTTCGAGCATTGGACAAGGTTAAAATTGGTCCGTTACAAAGTTCACGACCTTCTGTAACCTTAAGTACATCTCTATCCTTTCTAAATGCTTCCTGGTTTTGCTAAACTATGGCACAACTAAGACGGAGTAGCTTATGCCAATACATCTCTTATCCACTCTGTTATATTTTTTAGACAGGCAAACAGATCACAGCCATCAAAATTCAGCATTGCCAATGGACCCAACCACCATCCCGTAAAGGAAAACCAAAAAAGTTGCAGCAGGATAAAAAAATTAATACATCCTCATTCACATGATTACCAATAACATAAAAAAAAACTTCATTATTTCTTACCTCAAGCTCATTGGCTAGATTAGTGTGCTTGCTCCTAAGAGCTTCCATTATGTCCTTTGCAGCGTCAAATGCACTAGCTGCAGAAGTTACCCAACCAAGTCCACTATTGCGTCTTAACGCAACTTGTGTGCCCTCAGCACCTGCAGAACTTTGTTGCCCTTGATCATGGCTGTTATTTGTGCCACCTTCAGAAGATCTGTCTGGTTCTTGTCCTTGGACGTTACCACCATCATGAGATCCTGGGGCACCAACTGATTGGGAGGCTTGATGAACCTGGTTGTCAGATGTCATGTTACCACCTGCATGGTTAGATCCCCTTGCACTCCCGTCCGGTAAGTTATTGGCAACATTGTTTGCCAACATAGTTTGCTGCATACGCTGCTGAGCCAACATGTTTCTTCCCATTTCGGTTTTAGTAGCAACGTCACGGCGCTCCATCAAGTATGTACGAAGCCAATAATACAATGCCTGTAACAGCATGTCTCAGATATGTACACCCTGGAAAAGGAATATGCAATTTTAAGTTCAAGAAATACAAACACAGCAACGTTGCTTTTACCTGCGGATAAACTTGAGCTATCTTTAGCAAAACCAATTTACAGTGCTGGGCTTCACTTCTCTGTAATGATAACAATAACTGAGGTATCCATGAAAGCCAAACCCAATGAGG is part of the Panicum hallii strain FIL2 chromosome 2, PHallii_v3.1, whole genome shotgun sequence genome and encodes:
- the LOC112879892 gene encoding uncharacterized GPI-anchored protein At5g19250-like is translated as MDSRISLLCFLFLAASLLHCARSDSNDAQLLKGINSYRSSLKVPALTENKNAACLAEQLAKQFKGQQCTNTTGANTVIGTEQQFPDYPKYLDHCHLNASVTEDGQVMPACVPGLVPAVVLTNYTKSQYNRFLNDSQFSGVGIANEGDWVVVVLSTSTGSGDYSPAPPGSNWAAPVQPFSHMILLLVGCVILLMK